One window of the Hippoglossus hippoglossus isolate fHipHip1 chromosome 9, fHipHip1.pri, whole genome shotgun sequence genome contains the following:
- the LOC117768156 gene encoding golgin subfamily A member 7-like has product MAETHSLQDMRQQAAIAAKVFLQRDYTIGTVCQFQTKFPSELETRIDKQQFEETVRTLNNLYAEAEKLGSQSYIEGCLACLTAYTVFLCMETHYEKVLKKIAKYIQEQNDKIYAPRGLLLTDPIERGLRVIEVTIFEDRSLTR; this is encoded by the exons ATGGCAGAG ACCCACAGCCTGCAGGACATGAGGCAACAGGCAGCCATCGCTGCCAAAGTCTTCCTCCAGAGAGATTACACGATTGGCACCGTGTGCCAGTTCCAAACCAAGTTCCCCTCTGAGCTGGAGACCAGG ATTGACAAACAACAGTTTGAGGAGACTGTGCGGACGCTCAATAACCTGTATGCTGAAGCTGAGAAGCTGGGAAGTCAGTCGTATATCGAAGGCTGTCTGGCCTGCCTCACAGCGTATACCGTCTTCCTGTGTATGGAGACTCACTATGAGAAG GTTTTGAAGAAGATTGCCAAGTACATTCAGGAGCAGAATGACAAGATCTATGCGCCACGAGGCCTCCTGCTCACAGACCCCATCGAGAGAGGCCTGCGAGTT ATTGAGGTCACCATCTTTGAAGACAGAAGCCTGACGAGATAA